The window GATAAGCAAAAAGCAACATAGTGTGGACGCGAGAGTGCAAGTGACTTTATGGTTGAATTAGGGGAGGACAATGCAGTGCCCACTCGCTAGTATCTTTTTAACTGCCTCCTCCCCGCTCGCAGGGCCCCCTTCTAGTGATAGTGATGTGATTTCGCAGACTGTTTGGAGGACCAAGTCAAATTTATCTGACCCCTTTTGTCTTGACTTCTGGTTGAATTGCATCTAGTCTGCCATTAACACTGCTCTTTACATGTTCAAGCACCTCATATGGTGCTTCGTGCCTCTCCAACAGTGTTGCATGGATACCATATGTAAATAAGGCCTCCGAGGCATCATATATGTGGTGCTACGGTGCAGGGCATTAAGAAGGTTATCTGCTTCATTGTATGTTACACTCTCACTTTTACTTCGCTTATATTGCATGGTACAAACATGTActgtgtgagggggggggggggggggggggggggaactatgATGAATGAGTATTTAACAAGGATTCTTTCTAAAGTACAAGGAAAGGAATATTTGGTGACTTAGATGAGTCAAAACTGACATCTCACACTTCACTATAAAGtagtagaacaaaaaaaattaaacccaGGTATTAATTATGAATCAGTATCGTGAAGAggcactactactactactgacaCTGATAACTCATTATGATTTATTCTATTGAAAGAAGttagaaaactaaaaaaaataataacattttagcCCAGCCACTTGACAAAGAAAGCTTTTGGCAAGAATGAATTGGCTGCGATTGCATTTAGGAACGAAAACTATATTAAATATGATTATCGTATAatgatttaacatttttgaaacaacattgggtaaaataaagtaaaatagcaCTGTCAAGTAATACTTTTATCAGATTCAAATAATGGATATCCAGATAAAGGATTAATGCAGTCTAATGCAATATAAGAAGGAGTTCACCCAGCCACACAGTGAATAAAGGTATAATGACCATCCGTATAATATTGATGTATCAGTTTTCcaaatacaattataattatgaaaatagttcaaaaagtttaaaaaaaattatgattctctaccttattttcttttgtgaatTTGCTTTTGAATTTTCGAGCATTGAGTAGTTTTCCAAATTGTGCCCTATGAAGGGTACTGTGcgatttattcatgttttaaatgtaatttcataATCACAAAACTCAACAGGCATGCTTGGATGAAAGTTTTAACTATCTTAGTTAACTAAGTGTTTATCCAGGTTAACACATTTGTATTTGGTAAATGTGTTGTGGTTCATCTGGGACGTTGGGGAGAGGTGGTTGGTGGGTAGGTGGAGGGGGGCTAAATGAGGGTGTGGGAAGGTGCAATGGGGACTGCAGGacaacgcgtgtgtgtgtgtgtgtgtgtgtgtatgtgttggtgGGTGAACATGTGTCCcctctgcaattggctgtggCTCTAAGTGTCTCATTATGCGACTTATTGTTCCTTTGTTGTGGTGGCGGTATAAATACACCCAAGTGGACCCTGAGGATGACAGTTTAGACAGACTGGTCATAAGACTGAAAAAAGGGAAGTGAGACTGTGGCTGCACGATACACGAGGAACACGCACACGTCAAAAAAACTGGGAACCATCTGAAAACATcccagatttttgtttttctttttgtgctaCCATTGCTTCAACCAAGATGGATTCCGATGCTGGTTCCACCTGCAGCCGCTCCTCATCCCCAGACCTGATTGTGGATGACTCGGCTGGCAGCTTCTTCTCAAACAAGATGTTTCAGACATACTGCCAAGAAAACCGGTCAGACAGAGAGGCCGACCAAAGCGGGGGTGGTAAGGCCAAAACTAGATCTCAGCTCAGCAAGGAAGAGGTGCAAGACCTGAGACTGAAAGTAAACAGTCGGGAGAGGAAGAGGATGCATGATTTGAATCAGGCCATGGATGGCTTGAGAGAGGTCATGCCCTACGCTCACGGGCCATCGGTCCGCAAGCTGTCAAAAATCTCCACCTTGCTACTCGCCCGAAACTACATTCTCATGCTGTCCAGCTCTTTGGAGGAGATGAAGAAGCTAGTTGGGGACGTGTACGGGGCCAATGCTGCCGTCCAGAGTCGCACAGCCCACCCAATCACCCCTGCTGCATCACCTGCTCACCTCCCCCTGCATCCTCTGGCGCAATCCCTACACTCTCTGGTAGGAACCACCTCGCACCATTCATCCACTCCAGCTCCAACAGCAGTTGCAGCCCCACACTCGCCTCCGTCGACCAGCTTTCTTGGGTTTCACGCGCCAGTCCATGGCCTTCTGAAGGACCCACTCCACCTGACCAGCTCCTACAGGCATTTTCCTGGCATGCCCTGCCCCTGCTCACTCTGCCAAACTTTACCCACACCGACCTCTTCATTGCACAGCTTGGCAATgaacaagtaactgtaaaactgacTACTACTGTAGTATCAGCATGAGGGACCAAGCAGCTTAAAGACGCTGAACATACTGTGGACCTGAGGACTGGTTCCACAATGTgtacataatatacagtatatacaatttCTGCCATGCAAACTGCTGCTATTTTTATGACTAGTCTCTTCTGTATTCCTTTAAGATAAATATTCTAAATGCATAAGGGATTTTTATCAGAGTAGCAAATACTACAATTTATCTGATGAAGAACAATGaagagacatttttttaaaatttgattttgtgtctttttgtacAGGATTTCTATTTTCCTAAATTAAATTGTCATGATCATAACTTGTGTGCtgacattattatatttttcattatttgtttattttttcaaaataaatataccatctacaaaattgtttttacaaGACATGCTTTCTTGAAAGAGTTGAGTTATATCCTCTTcatgcacagtaaaactgtttacTGTATGTCAGAAAATCCCAAGAGGTTGGACACTACAAGGACAAGGGAgcagtgcaaaaaataaaataaaaaaataatgtagctTTAGGGTATCATTGGTTGCTAACCAGCTTTTGAGGGACTGACCTCTTAAAGAGCAAAGGAGAGACAGAAGGGTGACATAATGCGACAACACAGAAGCTGAATGTTGTGTTGTTGAGCCAGGGGACCATCCATCTTTACCTCAACAGGGTGTAGGAGATGAAAGGACGACACAGGCGCCAGGGAGGCGCGTCACTTTTGTCTGACACAGGGGAGAGACGTGGCTATGTCCTTAAGTTCTAGGACGACTATTTGTCACTGTCTCATAATGACTTGGTTATCAGCACACAAAGGGCAATATGCAACAGAGGGCGTAAAGTGGCCAGTCTGTCAgaaattgtttagttttttttcattataaaaCATTTCTACACATTACAAACATAAGATGTATTTGGCAAGTAGAAATGGTTAATGAAGTGTAGACTTGATAAAATGATTAATCAGTTAAAGTGCAAACACACTGATTACCATGAACATGATTTAGGCAAACAACACAACAATGACTTGCCTTCACTTAGCAACAAATCAAGCGTGC of the Phycodurus eques isolate BA_2022a chromosome 14, UOR_Pequ_1.1, whole genome shotgun sequence genome contains:
- the olig4 gene encoding oligodendrocyte transcription factor 4, encoding MDSDAGSTCSRSSSPDLIVDDSAGSFFSNKMFQTYCQENRSDREADQSGGGKAKTRSQLSKEEVQDLRLKVNSRERKRMHDLNQAMDGLREVMPYAHGPSVRKLSKISTLLLARNYILMLSSSLEEMKKLVGDVYGANAAVQSRTAHPITPAASPAHLPLHPLAQSLHSLVGTTSHHSSTPAPTAVAAPHSPPSTSFLGFHAPVHGLLKDPLHLTSSYRHFPGMPCPCSLCQTLPTPTSSLHSLAMNK